The genomic window ctccgcgagcggagggggagaagaacTCTCTCGGCTGCCGGGTGCCGGCGACGAGGCCTCGATGCGGCCGCGCTTCACTCCTCGGCTCATCCACGCAGTCGGCTGTGGTAGGAAAGGTGCGTAGATATGCGCCTTAGCGCGTGAAactgtatgtgtgtgcctACTTATCTGCGTGCTCTTCTCGTGGAGGtctgtgcagcggcggcagtgccagCGCGTCCCTAAACTATTTGTACGCGCCCTCACACTCGGGAATCTTCGGATTGCAAGGGACGGAACGAGAGCGGTGCCACAGCGCATTGAAGTTTGTGGAAAAGTGCGCGGGATTCATCAGATGAGTCCCGCATATGCTGCATAGATGCGGCCTGTaagaggaggcgcagtgTGCATTTTTTTCTATTTACAAGTACGCATGACAGCGTCCGCAACACGCCGTGTCGCACAAAAGTGTGCGACACCAATGCAGCACGGAGACCGACCTTCGCACGTGCAGTGCCCCCAAAACACCTATGCGGCGTCTCTAAAGCGTGCGCACATTATGCCAAGAGTCCTCCCCAAGAGAGACCAAAGCCGTTCATAGTGCGTCATACCGGCCGATCTCCCGAGTCTAACAATTTCCTTTCTGCCTACAGTTCAatagtttttttttgtcttctTCAGTATTGCGTTGCGTTCAAATGCAAAACCCAGAGGTCATGAAAAGGTAAACAACGCAACTTCACCTCCTTGACTCGCTCTCGTATTGTGATGGTTTTCTTTCGCTCTccgctcttcctcctcgtcacaCACGCAAGGCCACTGTACACAGACGAAGGGGACCCTCTACCATCCAAATCCACACACAAAAAGCTGgcaaacacaaaaaaggagagagaggatggCACCATGCACACCCTTGCCCTCCCTTCAGAGACAGGAAGAGTGCAGAGAGGAAAGGGGTAGGCAAACCTGATCCGTTAGAGTCCATCAATCGTGATGATAACCTGTGAAGACTGTCTTGTCCTTGGTGAAGGTGCGCTCGGCACGCGTGGTGTTGGCAGGATTGGTCGCAAAGCGGTACGGCTTCCAGCGCGCCGTTGTCGTTACCTGAGGGCCCATTAGCCCCACATTACAAAGCATGCGCTTCACAGGACGATGGTGGTAGTTACACAGCTGTAGTTTGTCATCCATAAGGTAGCGAGTGAGGATGTATACGCCATCTTTCTCGACACGATCAAACGGAGCAAAGCGAGTGTCCCACGGCTCTACTCGTTTTGTGGAACTGAAGTCCACATACGCTCGGAGACTGTCTGCCAAAACGCGGTGGCGGTCAAGGAGGTACTCATCGCGCCACTTCTGCGCTTTCTCATGAAATCCGGGGCCAACTTTCGGACGCTTCTTCGGCTTCGCCCAAAAGCGCTTCTGGCACGTCAAACTGCCACAAAAAGCGGCAGTGAGCCCGCGCAGATCCGCGCTGCTAACGAAACTGCGGTTCATGACTCCGTTGGTTGCGTCACGACACAATGCGACTCCTCGACGAGAAAAGGCAACAAGAGACAAACAAGGCACCAACGGAAGGGAAAGGAAGACAAGTCAGCGAGGCATacaactgctgctgctctgcaacgacggcagcaacaacagccaAAATAGGTGGAGCGTCACAGTGTGGGGGAAAATGCGTGACTCGAGGCTTTAAGGCGTCTATACGTAAGTGTGTTGTTGCAAACAGAGCAGCAAGTCAGCGTTCGAAGACGCCAACTAGCCCGGCAGACTCGTGTGAAGAGTAGAAAACAATTGAGGtggcagaaaaaaaaaggaaggggcagcggcggcagatgCCGAGAACGTGAAAACCCCATTGCGGGAAGTGGGAAAGAGAGGATGTGTAAACGCGCTACTGGCGCCACAAGcaggcacacgcaggcgAAGATAAAGAATCAGCAAAGGGGAAAAGCATACAACCCCTCTGGCGAGTTTATCCTCTCAGGTAGGTAACACAACACCCTCTATTGATGCAGTCAACGTACACTAGCGCCAGCGAAGCGGAGGATcccgaaacacacacacagagataCCTGAGGCGGGAAGCGGTTGTTTTACTCGACAAAGCGCCGTTTGGCTCGTGACACTCAGCCACGTCAGCTGATTTCTCTTTCCTGGTCCTCCTCCGCTCACGTAtacttttcgtttttgttgtttctcCCTCGTTGTCGTGCTCTGGCCAGATTAGCAAGTTCAGCAGCGTCAACGTTCCTCGCGTGAGGTGTCCAGGAGTGAaggcgcagacacgcacctTACGTCTTATAACGCAGTAGCTCCTCCAGTCGAGACACATTCGCCTTCATCGCCGCCAGCTCTTTGCGCAACTCCTCCGCTGACAGCGTGGAATCGAGATTCTGGAGAGGCGACGCGGTGACCCCCTTGCCTACCGGAGACTGGGGCTCTACAGCGAGTGGTTGGGCGGCAAATTGTGTATTCTCGTGCTCCCGCAgtctctcttcttcgcgCCGCTCTTCGAAGTACTGGATTGCCCCTTGCTTTTGAAGCTTCTCTTGTGCTTTCTTGAGGCGCAGTTCTTCAGCCTGTTTAGCACCCAGTTTTCGCCAGTACATctcccgcaccgcctccttcacGAGCTCAGTAgcggcctcctccctcgcttcCTCATCCGTCAGTGCTAGAGCTACCTTCATGGGGTCCTGTGGGAGGGGAATGCGCGCAAAGAGATCGTCGACCTTGGCATCCAAGCTCTTTGAGAACGCTTCGTCCGCCTCCGGGCTCTCCATATGAGAGAGCTCTGCGCGGTGCACGTAGTTTTGCAGTGTTTCCCCTATTCCTTTCGTGCGCAACTCATTCTCGTCGCTTAGATCCTCCTGGAGTGTCTTCAGCAGACTGCCGGACACGGTGTCTGCGCCGAGAATGCTGCCAGTGCAGCAGCCAGAGAaccagcggcggcatcctCCACTAAGCGGTAGAATGGACAAGCGAACACCGTAGCCCATCCCTCACCAAGgcgcttctttttcttttcgtttttgtcTCTTGCTCACTGGTGCGACGATCAGTACAACATATGCATGCCCATATACAAGTACACAAGCGCACGCAAGTTAGCTACGTGCACAGCTAGTTCCTTACCGCCTTCGCCATGATCATTGCCATGGACATGCAGAGGAAAGGCGACACAAATGAAAAAGTAAAAACAAGGAGGAGAGTCGGAAGAGTGAGATGTGTCGTGAGCATGCGTGTGCTGATGCCACAAGTATGGAAGGCGCCTAAGGGCGCAGACGGCATTAGCGTAAAGAATCCACAGAGAACTCAGCTGTGCTGATTATAGCCGTCTAGCGAAATGACATGtactgcagcaccttctcaCACTTTAGTGCGGCAACGCGCACAAACTGTGTTACTTACTCTATGCATTCCAGCTCGTTTTTTTCTGTAAACTCTTTACACTTCTTCGAGCACCAAATCATCGACTACTGCGATATAGTCGTGGGTATGGCAATGTGGGCAGGAGAGACGCGTAACGTAGCAGAAAAGAAAGCAGTCCATTTAGAGAAACAACAAGTGAAACAACACCGATGCAAGAAGCTGCGTTCCACGGATTCGTCGTGTAGCTCTTGAGCCTGTCCTCAAGAGTGCTCCGATCGGCAACACACCATAACAGCAAAGGCATACTGCGTAGCTCGGCGGTCTTCTATCTGCGCTACTCATCGCCCCCGCACAGCTGGTCAAGAAATGTCACGGCACACATGCTTCCCTGCACGATTCAGTACCCTGGCTCGGCTACCGATGCTGGCAGTGCACTCGTCGGAAGCATACGAGTCGAGAAGAGGTTCGCCTTTACCCGTATTGCGGATAAAACCGGCAAACGGGTGCAACACCTCCAACCACACGCCTTGGTGCGAGTGATCCCTTCGAGAAGAAAGGTATACTTGATCGCCGAATTTGAGGGTGCGTAGAGTTCGGGCACGCTCACTCGGTGCCGCATAGACCACCAGAAGTGACGACCGCAGTTGCACAAACAGGCACGGAGATACGTGTAGCGGCGCGGGTATCCAGAGATGCCGCAGCAACGTCGGTTGAAACAAATCACAACGCAGTAGTGCTTCGGCGTTAGGCCGGCGCTTCCAGTTTCTGCTCAGCATCGCCATCACGCAGTCCCCAAGCGCTCGGCTGTACCCACTCAGCGTGCTAGGGTGAGGAGGGGAAAGTCTCAGGACACACCTTGTGTGAGTGTCCACACTGGTGACTCTAAACGGCGAATTGTTCACCATCAAGCGATACACAACAAGCCCCATGCTCCAAATATCCGCTTTCGACGTGTACGCGTAGCCCGAAATAATCTCTGGCGCCAGGTAAAGCGGGGTGCCGACACGCGAAACGACGcgcgcaccacagcgcgAAAGGCGCTTCACCGAGCCGAAATCGCCGAGCTTTGCCACAGGCCACCTACCGCCACCTGTCCTCGCCGATGACAGGAATATGTTTTCCGGTTTTATGTCACGGTGCACTCTGTTTCGCTTGTGTATGTGATCAAGCCCGAGAAGAAGTTGAGCAACAATACtaagcacctcctcctccggcaAGGGGTAGCCCTTTTTCAGGTAGTCACCAAGATCCCCGGCGTCGCAGTAGTCCATGAGAATACAGACCCGGCTCTCGTGGTCGATCCATGCGTCGTGGGACGTTACCACATTGAGACTGCACAGATTCATCATACCGAGATACTCTTCGAGAAAGCCGGATTGCTTCACCAGCGATTTTGAACGCTTCACAACAAAGCAGGTGTCGCTTGCATCCCGAACAACATACGCGTCTCCGAAAGCGCCGCACCCAAGGAAGCCGACAAAGCGCAGCCCACGACGGGCAAAGTCGGCTGCGATTTCCATCATCACCAGCACCACGCACGCTTCTCATGGCATGTGTGTCGGTGATATGAATGCTTGAAGGAGTCCCCCGTTGTCCTAAAGGGTGTCTCCGTACGTGCATGGTATCCAACCGACAGATAAGGCAGAGGGGGCGAAGATTGCAATTAGGGAAACGATCTGATTTGATCTGCGCAAGGAGAGCACGCACGGGACCGTTGCTGGGGTGCTCTCCGTTGCCACCTGCACCGAACAGCGCTGGAGCAACTTGATGCACTCCATGGCTCACAGGCCACACCACGACCCAGGAGACTATCACGCGAAAAAATATAGAGAAGATAAGGTGGCCTATGAGCATCCCATCAACATCGCCGTCGAGAGCTGGTATTTCACACTACCAATGCGACAGCGCAGACCACTGGCGCGCGATAACAACCCGACTGCCTCACACGCGCTGGTACTCTTTTCTTCCCTCATACTCTGTGTGGCGCCGAAGTTGGCTTGACTTTTTTCGATGCCGCAAGCAACAAGAAGCTGGAGCGCAGAAAAACAGAGAGCAGATTTTACCTCTTGGCGCTGCAACCACCTCCACCGCAATGGCTAGCGTagcatcacacacacacacacacacacacacagagataCAGACACATATACACATCCACAGCACAGATTCACGCGTCTCGGCGGCACCAGGTTGCCAGCACAACATTTTCCCCTTCACAGTGGATTAACTCAGGTACACTCCGAGGTCGATCATTGGGGTAAAATGCTCATACGCATCTGATTCTCACATTTTCTAAAGCCGGCTTTGGAGTAATAGGCGACCATGTCGTCGGTGCAATTCAGGACCACCTTGTAGCAAtcgctcgccctcgccacCTCCACAAGGCTGCTAAGCAACTCGCGACCAATACCTTGACCACGACAGTCAGGGTGGGTCACCACATCCTCCACGTGGCCCACGCACTTTCCACCACGCGTGAACTTCGGCTCCACAATGAGAGAGGCAGTTCCTAAAATCTTCTGCGTCGTGGAGGAGACtgcaacgcgtgtgcgcaccccTGCAAGCACGCGGCGAGCGTGCAATTGCTCCAGCTCTTCTTGCGAAAGCGCAGGGGCGGACGTGAGGTGGCTAAGCAACTCTAGCACCTCTCCCAAATCACACGTCTCTAGATCCCGGATGATGATAGAGCTACTCATTGGCCGCACGGGTGAAGGTTGTAACAAGCTCGTATCGTGTCGAGGTGCGCAAAGAAGGGGATGTGTGTAAGTGTATGTGAGTTCGCTACCGTCTTCAtcgagaggcagagggagacGAGAAAAAAGTCAAGCGGATATCAACGAGGGGCAGTGCTTGCACGAAAGGATAGTTCAAAGTACGCAGCTGTAGAGATTGTCAAGGACATAGACTGCAGAGCACGAGGACACCGTTTCTTTTTCCTCTccaaagaaaacaaaagagacCTCGACGTACcaacgctgccgcaccgcatTGAAGAATGTGCGGCCAGACTTGGCGAGCAAAAATCCCAAACGCAAGTGGTTGCAGTTCTTTGAATTGTACGCAATAAAGGAATTTCCCGAAACAACAACTAGGAGCACCTTAGCCTTCAAATAGGCTGAAAAACAGAAACTATAACCGCCTAGTGTCGAGATCGCCGCTAACACTTctgccatcaccaccacgcaTCAGCCGTCACAATCCGCACTCCTGGAATACCGCAACTCGCCCGTAAAAAACAGCTGGGGCACTGGAATGAAGCCAacagaaaggaaaaggacCGCCCACGAGCACgaagacacacgcaagcacaaaCGCAAACACACAGGAACTCTACGTCGGAGAAAGCGCCAACTCGAGGAGCGTGCATGTCCCGCCTTGAGTTCCACACACCTTCTGAAAGTATGCCGGGAACGGAGCAGAACCCTCGAGGGGAGCCACAAGCCGCAAAGCACCGCAACACCACTTCCCACACATTCATCAATGTCGGCACAGCCGACCCGAAGTCTGTTAGGGATCAGAAACCAACAAGAAAATGATGCAATGACCGCCTCACTGGAAGTTTGCAGCCAGTGAACTGAAGGACGATGCTCCAAACGCACTGTTTGTGTTGCCTCCGCCGGAAAAGGCGCTCTTTGGCACGCTCGAGAAGCCGCCACCTTGCGGAGCACCACCAAACGCACTCGTAAATGCGCTTGTAGGCCCGAACCCTGGCGTCGATGCCGAGCTAAAGCTTGCGCTCGTCGCACCCGATCCGAACCCTCCGACAATTCCGAATGCGCTGCCCGCTCCAAAACCGCACACTGCCTTTCCCAATGCGGTCGGCGGGGCCTTCCCGAACCCTCCAGCGGtgggctgcgcagctccggctgATGGTGCCTGGCCGAAGGCACTTGACGCTGGTGGGGCCTTACCGAAGGCGGTCGCCGGGGCCTGCCCGAACCCTCCAGCGGtgggctgcgcagctccggctgATGGTGCCTGGCCGAAGGCACTTGACGCTGGTGGGGCCTTACCAAAGGCGGTCGCCGGGGCCTGCCCGAACCCTCCAGCGGtgggctgcgcagctccggctgATGGTGCCTGGCCGAAGGCACTTGACGCTGGTGGGGCCTTACCGAAGGCGGTCGCCGGGGCCTGCCCGAACCCTCCAGCGGtgggctgcgcagctccggctgATGGTGCCTGGCCGAAGGCACTTGACGCTGGTGGGGCCTTACCAAAGGCGGTCGCCGGGGCCTGCCCGAACCCTCCAGCGGtgggctgcgcagctccggctgATGGTGCCTGGCCGAAGGCACTTGACGCTGGTGGGGCCTTACCGAAGGCGGTCGCCGGGGCCTGCCCGAACCCTCCAGCGGtgggctgcgcagctccggctgATGGTGCCTGGCCGAAGGCACTTGACGCTGGTGGGGCCTTACCGAAGGCGGTCGCCGGGGCCTGCCCGAACCCTCCAGCGGtgggctgcgcagctccggctgATGGTGCCTGGCCGAAGGCACTTGACGCTGGTGGGGCCTTACCAAAGGCGGTCGCCGGGGCCTGCCCGAACCCTCCAGCGGcgggctgcgcagctccggctgATGGTGCCTGGCCGAAGGCACTTGACGCTGGTGGGGTCTTACCAAAGGCGGTCGTCGGGGCCTGCCCGAACCCTCCAGCGGtgggctgcgcagctccggctgATGGTGCCTGGCCGAAGGCACTTGACGCTGGTGGGGCCTTACCGAAGGCGGTCGCCGGGGCCTGCCCGAACCCTCCAGCGGtgggctgcgcagctccggctgATGGTGCCTGGCCGAAGGCACTTGACGCTGGTGGGGCCTTACCAAAGGCGGTCGCCGGGGCCTGCCCGAACCCTCCAGCGGcgggctgcgcagctccggctgATGGTGCCTGGCCGAAGGCACTTGACGCTGGTGGGGTCTTACCAAAGGCGGTCGTCGGGGCCTGCCCGAACCCTCCAGTGGTGGGCTTGctctccggcgcagcggcaggcttctcggcagcaccagcgcccgcgcCAAAGCCGAACCCACCAGAGGCGGGCTTGctctccggcgcagcggcaggcttctcggca from Leishmania major strain Friedlin complete genome, chromosome 28 includes these protein-coding regions:
- a CDS encoding putative protein kinase encodes the protein MMEIAADFARRGLRFVGFLGCGAFGDAYVVRDASDTCFVVKRSKSLVKQSGFLEEYLGMMNLCSLNVVTSHDAWIDHESRVCILMDYCDAGDLGDYLKKGYPLPEEEVLSIVAQLLLGLDHIHKRNRVHRDIKPENIFLSSARTGGGRWPVAKLGDFGSVKRLSRCGARVVSRVGTPLYLAPEIISGYAYTSKADIWSMGLVVYRLMVNNSPFRVTSVDTHTRCVLRLSPPHPSTLSGYSRALGDCVMAMLSRNWKRRPNAEALLRCDLFQPTLLRHLWIPAPLHVSPCLFVQLRSSLLVVYAAPSERARTLRTLKFGDQVYLSSRRDHSHQGVWLEVLHPFAGFIRNTGKGEPLLDSYASDECTASIGSRARVLNRAGKHVCRDIS
- a CDS encoding putative glucose 6-phosphate N-acetyltransferase; its protein translation is MSSSIIIRDLETCDLGEVLELLSHLTSAPALSQEELEQLHARRVLAGVRTRVAVSSTTQKILGTASLIVEPKFTRGGKCVGHVEDVVTHPDCRGQGIGRELLSSLVEVARASDCYKVVLNCTDDMVAYYSKAGFRKCENQMRMSILPQ